CACTACAGCTTCCAAGTAAACGGTCAAcgcatcttcatcttctccggTGAATTCCACTACTGGCGCATTCCCGTCCCAGCTCTATGGCGTGATATCCTCGAGAAAATTAAAGCCGCTGGTTTCACAGCCTTCGCCTTCTACTCCAGCTGGGCGTACCACGCACCGAACAACGCAACGGTGGACTTCACAACCGGCCCCCGCGATATCACCCCCATTTTCGAGCTCGCCAAGGAATTGGGGTTGTACATTATTGTTCGGCCTGGACCGTACGTCAACGCGGAATCTAATGCTGGTGGCTTCCCGTTGTGGTTGACTACGGGTGAGTACGGCACCCTTCGCAATAATGATACCCGCTACACAAATGCCTGGACCCCGTACTTTACCGAAGTGACGGAGATCACCAGTCGCCACCAGGTGACTAATGGACACAACTCCATTGTTTATCAGATTGAAAATGAGTACGGCAATCAATGGCTGGGCGATCCTTCCCTGCGTGTGCCGAATGAGACTGCCATTGCCTACATGGAGCTGCTTAAGGCCAATGCTCGTAAGAATGGTATCACGCTGCCGCTGACTGTGAATGATCCCAATATGGCCACGCACTCGTGGGgggatgactggtctgatGCTGGTGGTAATGTTGATGTCCCTGGTCTGGACTCGTATCCTTCGGTATGTGCCTTTCCATTTCTCCGACAAGAGGGAAGATGagacaagaagaggaagaataACAAAAACTAATTACCTTGTGTTTATCAGTGTTGGACCTGCGATATCAGCCAGTGCACCTCCACCAATGGTGCATACGTACCCTTCCAGGTCCTTGAATACCACGATTACTTCCAAGAATCTCAGCCTAGTATGCCTAGTTTCATGCCCGAGTTTCAAGGTGGCTCATACAATCCCTGGGGCGGACCAGAGGGTGGCTGCCCTGGCGATATCGGCGATGACTTTGCAAACTTGTTCTACCGCTGGAACATCGGGCAGCGTGTGACAGCAATGTCCTTGTACATGATGTTCGGTGGTCAAAACCACGGCGCCCTTGCTGCGCCAGTGACGGCTACCAGTTACGATTACTCGGCGCCGATCTCAGAGGACCGATCTATCTGGTCGAAATACCATGAGACTAAATTGCTGGCATTGTTCACTCGCTCTGCGAAGGATCTGACCCTGACGGAGTGGATTGGTAATGGAACGCAGTACACTGATAACTCCGCTGTGAGGGCTTATGAACTCCGGAATCCGGAGACAAATGCTGCGTTCTATGCCACCTTCCACTCGAACACTTCCATCGCGACGAACGAGCCGTTCCACTTGAAAATCAATACTTCGGTGGGTGCTCTGACTGTCCCTAAATATGCTAGCACTATTCGCTTGAATGGGCATCAATCGAAGATCATCGTCACGGACTTCACATTCGGTTCGAAGACTCTGCTGTACTCCACAGCCGAAGTGCTGACGTATGCTGTCTTCGATAAGCGGCCTACCCTGGTTCTCTGGGTCCCAACTGGCGAGTCTGGTGAGTTCTCTCTCAAGGGCGCCAAGAAGGGTTCTATCAAGAAATGTCAGGGATGTTCGCGGGTGAAGTTCATCAAGGAACATGGCGGTCTGACGACATCGTTCACGCAATCTACGGGCACAACTGTTCTGGAATTCGATGATGATGTTAGAGTGGTCGTGCTTGATAGAACATCGGCCTATGACTTCTGGGCTCCTGCACTCACAAATGATCCATTTGTGCCGGAGACAGAAAGTGGTGCGTTCTCTTAATTGTTTCTCATATGCTCAAAATTCTAATTGCCGCTGCAGTTCTCGTCCAGGGTCCGTATCTCGTCCGCGGCGCTAAGTTGACCGGATCCGAGCTAGCGATAACAGGCGACGTCGTCAACGCAACAACCCTGGATGTCTTTGCACCAAAGGGTGTAAACTCTGTGACTTGGAATGGAAAGAAGGTTCTTACCAACTCGACCGAGTATGGCAGTCTCAAGGGCTCGCTCGATGCCCCGAAATCTATCAAGCTGCCAGCTTTCACTTCATGGAAATCGAAAGACAGTCTGCCAGAGCGGTTCACAGATTATGATGATTCTGGTGTGGCGTGGGTTGGTAAGTTGCCTACTGGATGAGAATCAATCGACAAACCTTAGCTGATCTTCGCAGATGCCAACCATATGACAACGCTAAACCCTCGCACCCCGACAAGCCTACCTGTTCTCTATGCCGACCAATACGGATTCCACAACGGCGTCCGTCTGTGGCGCGGATACTTCAACGGAACAGCGACGGGAGCCTTCATCAACGTCCAAGGAGGATCTGCATTGTAAGTTCTACGACCACCACCACATTGAAACAAAATTAAATTAACCTGCTACTTACAGCGGTTGGTCCGCCTGGCTAAACGGCAAATTCCTCACCTCCTACCTCGGCGATGCAACCACATCCCAAGCAAATCTGACCCTGTCATTCACAAACGCAACCGTGCACACCAGCACACCAAACGTCCTTCTAATCGTCCACGACGACACAGGCCATGATCAAACCACCGGCGCTCTCAACCCGCGCGGTATCATGGACGCAAAACTTCTCGGCTCAGACTCGGGCTTCACGCACTGGCGTCTAGCCGGAACCGCAGGCGGAGAATTAGACTTGGACCCGGTGCGCGGTGTCTACAACGAGGACGGACTATTTGCCGAGCGTGTTGGATGGCATCTACCCGGCTTTGACGACTCAGCCTGGGGGCTGGAGAAATCCCAAACTAAGGACTTGACAACATCTGTCCTCAGCTTCAAGGGTGCGACGGTTCGCTTCTTCCGTACCACCATTCCCCTTGATATCCCTGCGAACACTGATGTCTCTATTTCGTTTGTTCTATCTACGCCGGCTGGTGCGACAACGAAGTATCGGGCTCAGTTGTTTGTCAATGGGTACCAGTATGGAAGGTACCATCCCTACATTGGAAATCAGGTTGTTTATCCTGTTCCTGTGGGAATTTTGGATTACACCGGAGAGAATACGATCGGTGTGGCTGTTTGGGCGCAAAGTGACGAAGGGGCTAGCATTGGAATTGACTGGCGGATTAATTATCTTGCCGGCAGTTCTTTGGATGTGGCTTCGTTTGATACCAAGTATTTGAGGCCTGGATGGACTGAGGAGAGGAAGAAATATGCTTGAGTTCAGTAGCTTTACAAAGGGTGGCTGGAGTGAAATTATTCAGATTGACGCATTTAGCATCTAGCATTCCAGCTTGTTACATAGTGTATATCATAAatatcatgaatgtcttGTTAATTCTGTGATTTTCCCAACGTCAATTTACAAGAATAGTATTCAGATGGCAAGAATAGCCATCAAAAACGTATATCGAGTGTGATCGTGAGCCAAAACCCTCACTCCCACGACACAAAACCGACCGGGGCAAAATCAAACGGATCGACTCTTAAACCAAAAAGCGGAAACCACGACGACTTCCTTCGCCAGGAACAGCGCCCTCGACCTCCTCACCACGGTCGAGCTTCTTATTGAGATGTACGAGCATAAATCGGAGCATCGTTGCAGAGATGATGGCGATGAAAGCCGTTGCGCAGTTGACAGACATGGCAGGAACTAGAAGAGTATTAGCTGGGATCCCCAGAAAGACAACAATTAGTCGAGACACACATACTAAATCTTGGAGCCTGAGAATCAGGATACAAGTAGCTGGCATAGATACTGCTGGCGTTGCTAACGCAATTAATAGCAGCCAGAGCAGCCGCACGCTTCGCAGCTGGACGAGGAAGGGTATTTGAAATCCAGCCGAGGGCGACAACGTAGCTGGAGTAGAAAGATGGCACCATGAGCATCATCGCTACATACCGTGGTGCAGTAGCTTTGGTAGTAGCCGCAATGATGAATGCCACGATGGAAATATAGAGCGGTGCGGTGACATGGAAGTACCGCTCTCCGGTACGGTCTGCATGCCATGCGTTTCCAAAGGCACAGATAACAGCCAGGCAATACGGCGGGGCTGTCAGGAGTAGAGTCTCGATGTCACCGTATTGGAGTGTTTTGACGACCGTCGGGAAGAAGTTGGTGACGGAGGTGGAGGAAACAATACAAAAGATCATGAGCATCAAAACCCAGGTCTTGATATCGGTAAAGGCAAGCTTGGCTCCGTATAGTAAGGTCTGCTGCTCGCTGTCCATCCAATCATCTTCGCCGATGTCTTCTTCCAGACGCCATACGGCCAGTtgcttctcctcttctgagAGCCAGCTGGTTGTGCGAGGGAAGTTGGGGAGGACGAAAATTGCGATAAAGGCAATTACAATAGTTGCGGCACCTTCGATGATGAATAACCACCGCCAGGCACGCATTCCTAGTACGTTGTCCATATTGCTAGTGATTCCCGCTGCAATCAGACCCGAGAAAGCACCCGAGAGCAAGGATCCAGAATACAACGCTGCGGTGCGGAAGCCTAGTTCCTTGCGGGTGTACCAAACACTCAGGAAGTACAAGCAGCCTGGGAAGTAGGCGGCCTCGACGAAACCTAGGAAGAAGCGGATAACCACTAGACCGGCGTAGCTTTGAGCAGCGGCTGTAGCTGTGGAAATGGTACCCCAGAGAATCATAGCAATAGGCAGGTAGAGAGCAGGCTTGCCGAATTTATTGAGCATCAGGTTGGATGGGATCTGCATCAACAGGTAACCAACAAACAGTATGCTGACGCAGGTCGCGAACTGGTCGCCCACAAGACCTAGGTCTTTTTCGAGGCCTGCTAGTCGACTTGAAGCGAGATTCCCCCGATCGAGGTAGTTAAAGATGTACATGATAATTATCATGGGTAGTAAGCGCATGTCAACCTTACGGACAAGGGCCTTCTCAGCTTGTGTGCGTTCATCGGGGCTCAGGTTGGCAACGTAGGCCGGGGCCTCTTTCCGAGGATTGGGCCTGTCGGCATTAGCAACAATTTCGACAGTGTCGAAGCGAGATTTGTCTATATCTTCTACTTCGAAGTCCGGGTCTCCGAGAGACATCGGTGTTTGTTTTTATGGTGTGAGAAAAGATAATTCAGTAGGAAGATGAACGAAGGGCCCCAATAAGTGACAAGACAACACCAGCTTGTTTAATATGTTAGTCTAAGCCGAGATTAATAAGAAGATACCAGCGAAAGCAAGGGATGTaagaagggagaagaagaaaggggaAAAAGCGCAAACGTGGGAAGCAAGACTCGCGGCAAGTCGGGGCGAGTGAAGAATTGCAAGTTTGGAATCTTCTGCTTTCTGCAGGGGCGAAATATCTGGCGTTAATATCGATTTTCCAGAGAGTGTGACACAAGTCGTATCGAAAACCTGCCTGGCTATCAATGTCTTACCTGTCAAGCCTATGTTGAAGGATGGGACAACAAGTATCTTCCCCCACAGAGAAATTGAACTTATCTAGGAAATCTCAGATCTAGGAGTCATCCTGATCACATCATTACCGAATTTTGGCGGGGAGAGCTGACAAGGGGTGTGGCTAGGCgtagaaaaaaaatctcCCCTCGTGGAGTATGCTGCTCGTGTTTAAGCGTATTTATGGACTAAAGGTTGTACGGCGTGGAGTGAGTCTCAGTCCAATGTGAGTGTTTTCTTGCCCGGCATTTCAAAGTGAGGGATACACAAAAGGATAGATGCAGCCCATCATTGAGGTTGGACGTGTCTCGGGTTCTCCTAGTCAAGTTAGGgctaaaaaaaacaagatggTATCCACTTGTATTCCATAGCCTTTGTGGGCAACATGTTCCAATGATCGATATCAAGGCTTTCTCATCAGCATTCATTTCTGAAAACACATCTAGAGGACTGTAGAAGTCAGTCCCCCATCTAAGTCTATTTTAGATGAACAATATCTTAAAGCAATCTGTTCAATAGGTGGGGGCCCCAAAATCAACCCTAGTTCAGTCCTGCATTCGACCCCACGCATTCTAATTGAAGTGTGCTATTTCCAGTGTAATACCAAGGGTTTAAACCCCCAAGATTCGTCTTAATATTCTCGGTTTCCCGGTCCGTTTATTGCTTTCGgcgggggggagggggggggttccTC
The nucleotide sequence above comes from Penicillium digitatum chromosome 1, complete sequence. Encoded proteins:
- a CDS encoding Glycoside hydrolase, family 35, whose protein sequence is MTRIFNFLLVLLACLGASTIADDQAVTQWPLHDNGLNNVVQWDHYSFQVNGQRIFIFSGEFHYWRIPVPALWRDILEKIKAAGFTAFAFYSSWAYHAPNNATVDFTTGPRDITPIFELAKELGLYIIVRPGPYVNAESNAGGFPLWLTTGEYGTLRNNDTRYTNAWTPYFTEVTEITSRHQVTNGHNSIVYQIENEYGNQWLGDPSLRVPNETAIAYMELLKANARKNGITLPLTVNDPNMATHSWGDDWSDAGGNVDVPGLDSYPSCWTCDISQCTSTNGAYVPFQVLEYHDYFQESQPSMPSFMPEFQGGSYNPWGGPEGGCPGDIGDDFANLFYRWNIGQRVTAMSLYMMFGGQNHGALAAPVTATSYDYSAPISEDRSIWSKYHETKLLALFTRSAKDLTLTEWIGNGTQYTDNSAVRAYELRNPETNAAFYATFHSNTSIATNEPFHLKINTSVGALTVPKYASTIRLNGHQSKIIVTDFTFGSKTLLYSTAEVLTYAVFDKRPTLVLWVPTGESGEFSLKGAKKGSIKKCQGCSRVKFIKEHGGLTTSFTQSTGTTVLEFDDDVRVVVLDRTSAYDFWAPALTNDPFVPETESVLVQGPYLVRGAKLTGSELAITGDVVNATTLDVFAPKGVNSVTWNGKKVLTNSTEYGSLKGSLDAPKSIKLPAFTSWKSKDSLPERFTDYDDSGVAWVDANHMTTLNPRTPTSLPVLYADQYGFHNGVRLWRGYFNGTATGAFINVQGGSAFGWSAWLNGKFLTSYLGDATTSQANLTLSFTNATVHTSTPNVLLIVHDDTGHDQTTGALNPRGIMDAKLLGSDSGFTHWRLAGTAGGELDLDPVRGVYNEDGLFAERVGWHLPGFDDSAWGLEKSQTKDLTTSVLSFKGATVRFFRTTIPLDIPANTDVSISFVLSTPAGATTKYRAQLFVNGYQYGRYHPYIGNQVVYPVPVGILDYTGENTIGVAVWAQSDEGASIGIDWRINYLAGSSLDVASFDTKYLRPGWTEERKKYA
- a CDS encoding MFS transporter, putative → MSLGDPDFEVEDIDKSRFDTVEIVANADRPNPRKEAPAYVANLSPDERTQAEKALVRKVDMRLLPMIIIMYIFNYLDRGNLASSRLAGLEKDLGLVGDQFATCVSILFVGYLLMQIPSNLMLNKFGKPALYLPIAMILWGTISTATAAAQSYAGLVVIRFFLGFVEAAYFPGCLYFLSVWYTRKELGFRTAALYSGSLLSGAFSGLIAAGITSNMDNVLGMRAWRWLFIIEGAATIVIAFIAIFVLPNFPRTTSWLSEEEKQLAVWRLEEDIGEDDWMDSEQQTLLYGAKLAFTDIKTWVLMLMIFCIVSSTSVTNFFPTVVKTLQYGDIETLLLTAPPYCLAVICAFGNAWHADRTGERYFHVTAPLYISIVAFIIAATTKATAPRYVAMMLMVPSFYSSYVVALGWISNTLPRPAAKRAAALAAINCVSNASSIYASYLYPDSQAPRFIPAMSVNCATAFIAIISATMLRFMLVHLNKKLDRGEEVEGAVPGEGSRRGFRFLV